TGAGGATGAAGACGTATACGAAGGCGGCGGGAGCGTTCGCCGCCATGGCCGTTGCGGCGACGATCGGCGGTTTGGGCTCTGCCACAGCGCAATCCAATGACCTCAGCACGCTGCCGGTGGACCCGAACCTCCTCACGGATTCACTGGCCTACAGCGCGGCCCCGTTCGTCATCAATCCGAACGGGCAGCAAGGCATTCAGGCCGACTACACCCACCGCGAAGGCGGTACCCGCTCGATCACCACCACGATCCTGCTCTATCCCAACGAGGAGGCGGCGGCTGCATCGCTTTCGGCCGCAGCGGATCAGGTGGCGGCGCCGAGGAAGGTGGCCGCGGCGGTGGGCGCCAACGGGAATCTGATCGCGGGGACGACGCTCGACGGTACGCAGTCGACAAGCGTGCTGACGTTCACTCAGGGCAACGCGGCCACGACGATTCAGTTCGACGGTCCGCTAAACGATCCTGCGCCAGAGGATTTCGTTCTCGACTACGGCAAGAAGCAGGACACGGCAATCCTGGACTGGCAGGGGGTTTAGGCCCCCTCACCAGTTGTCGTAGCCGCCTTCGGGGCCCAACATCCGTTCGAGACGGGTGCGATTGATCCTGGCGAGTTCGTTTCGCACGACCTTGCGCTCGGTTTCGGCGTCGTTGTGCAGCCGGTCGGACATCGTCGCCAGCACATCCTGTGCCGTGTAGCCGTTGACGAACATGACGAAGCCGAAGCCGAAGTGCTCCAGGTAGCGCTTGGACGCCTGGCTCAGTTGGTCCATCACGGGCTCTTCGCACCAGATGGCGCACTGCTCCGCGGCCGACTTCTCGCTGCCCGGCCTGCGGCCGACGTCGGGATAGGCCTGCAGGATCGTGTCAATCGACTCCTCGGCGAGGCCGAACAGCAGCGCGTCGGCCGCACGGAAGAGTTCGTCGTGGGTGGCGAACGGCCGACTGCGGCACAGATCGGCTGCCAGCGGGACGCTGTAGCAGCACTCGAAGATGGCGTGCACCGCTCGCCGCATCGGCATTGCGTTGAACGCCTCGAGGCCGATCCCCTGATGCATCAACACGCCGTCATCATCGAAGGCGCAGGGTACGCGCGGGTTACCGAATGTTACGGCGATGAAAAATAACGGCCCGGACGGGCCGGTCAGTGTCAGTGGCCTGCGTTTTTGAACCGCTCGATCGAGGCCTGTAGTTCGGCCTCGGCCTTCTCGCGCCCCACCCAGTCCGCGGCCTTGACGTACTTGCCGGGCTCGAGGTCCTTGTAGTGCACGAAGAAGTGCTTGATCGCGTCGAGTTCGTAGGCGGGGACGTCTTCGAGGTCCTGGATGTGGTCCCAGCGCCCGTCGCCCGCAGGCACGCACAGCAGCTTGTCGTCGCCGCCGGCCTCGTCGGTCATCTGGAACATCGCGACAGGACGTGCCTCGACGATGCAGCCGGGGAACACGGACTCCGGCAGCAGTACCAGCGCGTCCAGCGGATCGCCGTCCTCGCCGAGCGTGTTCTCGAAGAAACCGTAATCGGTCGGGTAGCCCATCGCGGTGTACAGGTAGCGATCCAGCTTCACCCGGCCGGTGTCGTGGTCCACCTCGTACTTGTTCCGCGAACCCTTGGGGATCTCGATGACTACGTCGAATTGCACGGCCGCGCCTTTCTGCCCTGGGTGTTGGGGACGGGCACAACCCTAATCCAGGGCGTTTCGCTGATCTTGGTGCGGTCGGCTGCCTACGATGCTGGCCACTTGTCTAGGAGGCACGATGGGCGCCATTTCCCGCGGCTGGGCTCTGACGAAGCAGAGCTGGGTGGTCTTGAAGAACGACAGGTCGCTGGTGATCTTCCCGATCCTGTCGGCGGCTTTCGCGACCGTCGCCGTCGTGGTCATCATGGTCCCGACGGCCCTGGTCGCGGGCGCCGACCAGAACAACCCCGGGTACGCCGTGGCGGCGGTCGTGACCATCTACGTGTCGACGTTCATCGCCGTGTTCTTCAACGTGGCGCTGGCGGCATGTGCGGCGCGCTCGCTGCGTGGCGAGGACACGACCATCGGCGAGGGCATTTCGGCCGCGACGCGCCAACTCGGGCCGATCCTCGGCTGGACCCTCGTGGCGGGCACCGTCGGGCTGGTCCTGCGGATTCTGGAGGAACGCTTCCCGCTGGCAGGCCGGATCGCGGTCTGGATCGCCGGTGCCGCGTGGGCGGTGGCGACGTTCTTCGTGATCCCGGTGATCGCGCTGGAGGGCACCGGACCGATCCGGTCGCTGAAACGATCGGTTGCGGTCGTGCGCGCGAAATGGGGTGAGGGTGCGACGGGGCAGGTCGCGATCTCGGCGGTCACGGGACTGATCGTCTTCGGACTCGTCCTCGTCGGAGGTGCCGCCGGCTACGCGCTCGTCGCCGTCGGTCTCGCCCCGGTCGCCTTCGCTGTCGGCGCGGTCGCGGTGGCCGCCGTGATCGTCGTCGCCGTCGTGTCCAGCGCGCTCAACTCGATCTTCCGCGTCGCCGTATACGAGTACGCGGCGACGGGGCAGGCGCCCGCCGCCTTCGATCCTGCCCTCGTGCAGTCCGCCTTCGGCCCCCGCGGCCGGCGGGCCTGATCCTCCGCAACGGATACCCTGCTCTAAGCAGCTAGTCGTTTGAGAGCAGGAGAGCTATGCGGCCCACGACGTGGCGGCGCTCCACCCACGCGCTGATCGCGGTGGCGGTGCTGGTGCTGGTCGCCGCCGTCGTCGCGGTCTCGGCCATGGTCACGGGCGGCGGCTCTCCCGATGCGGCGGCGATCAAGCCGCCTCCCCCGGCGGCGACCGCGAACCCGGGCATCGTGCCCGTCTCCGACTCC
The nucleotide sequence above comes from Mycolicibacterium moriokaense. Encoded proteins:
- a CDS encoding 2-oxo-4-hydroxy-4-carboxy-5-ureidoimidazoline decarboxylase; this translates as MHQGIGLEAFNAMPMRRAVHAIFECCYSVPLAADLCRSRPFATHDELFRAADALLFGLAEESIDTILQAYPDVGRRPGSEKSAAEQCAIWCEEPVMDQLSQASKRYLEHFGFGFVMFVNGYTAQDVLATMSDRLHNDAETERKVVRNELARINRTRLERMLGPEGGYDNW
- a CDS encoding inorganic diphosphatase, with the protein product MQFDVVIEIPKGSRNKYEVDHDTGRVKLDRYLYTAMGYPTDYGFFENTLGEDGDPLDALVLLPESVFPGCIVEARPVAMFQMTDEAGGDDKLLCVPAGDGRWDHIQDLEDVPAYELDAIKHFFVHYKDLEPGKYVKAADWVGREKAEAELQASIERFKNAGH
- a CDS encoding DUF6159 family protein yields the protein MGAISRGWALTKQSWVVLKNDRSLVIFPILSAAFATVAVVVIMVPTALVAGADQNNPGYAVAAVVTIYVSTFIAVFFNVALAACAARSLRGEDTTIGEGISAATRQLGPILGWTLVAGTVGLVLRILEERFPLAGRIAVWIAGAAWAVATFFVIPVIALEGTGPIRSLKRSVAVVRAKWGEGATGQVAISAVTGLIVFGLVLVGGAAGYALVAVGLAPVAFAVGAVAVAAVIVVAVVSSALNSIFRVAVYEYAATGQAPAAFDPALVQSAFGPRGRRA